In Helianthus annuus cultivar XRQ/B chromosome 8, HanXRQr2.0-SUNRISE, whole genome shotgun sequence, a single genomic region encodes these proteins:
- the LOC110927762 gene encoding beta-ureidopropionase, with protein sequence MEGNTGHPVFETAYGKIGVNICYRRHHPLNWLAFGLNGAKIVFNPSATVGELNEPMWPIEARNAAIANSYFVGSINRVGTEVFPNLFTSGDGKPQHADFGHFYGSSHVSVPPSL encoded by the exons ATGGAGGGCAATACGGGGCACCCTGTGTTTGAGACTGCGTACGGAAAGATCGGTGTCAACATATGCTACAGAAGGCACCATCCGTTAAACTGGTTAGCCTTCGGGTTAAACGGTGCCAAAATTGTCTTTAATCCGTCTGCCACTGTTGGTGAACTCAATGAGCCAATGTGGCCCATCGAG GCACGAAATGCTGCAATAGCAAATAGTTACTTTGTGGGGTCCATCAACCGGGTGGGGACAGAGGTGTTCCCGAATCTGTTCACATCAGGCGATGGAAAGCCGCAACATGCAGACTTTGGTCATTTCTACGGTTCAAGTCATGTTTCAGTGCCGCCATCACTTTAA